In Balaenoptera musculus isolate JJ_BM4_2016_0621 chromosome 19, mBalMus1.pri.v3, whole genome shotgun sequence, one genomic interval encodes:
- the MLKL gene encoding LOW QUALITY PROTEIN: mixed lineage kinase domain-like protein (The sequence of the model RefSeq protein was modified relative to this genomic sequence to represent the inferred CDS: substituted 2 bases at 2 genomic stop codons) codes for MERGSREPMHPEPGVWLQEPCESSEKAGQTSLSDSQSFSWLRAKTAGDKADWGTRGGAECRLTSKGHIHPVAARHGHRGQEARAGTRHFPRGLAFADFSPGRKAVVREAGVSSWNCAQDRLDALRRGEENETIETLLRHLENNTKKTIETVRSWMRSVPQKRKKGLPEDQVKEIKKEELPEADWILLKENXFSTLYEGKQRKSPVAIKVFSKPQARDIGIMRHSFNNEIRTMKKFDSPNILRMFGICTDETVTPPQLSIVMEYCELGTLRELLDQEKDLTLAKCIILVLGAARGLYRLHHSETPAELHRNISSTSFLVTKDCNVKLAGFELSKTQTSVSXPTKGKEAERVNSATYISPQRLENVYNKYDIKAEIYSFGIVLWEIATGKSPFEGCDSKKIYQLVAVDRQQEPVDKDCPSQLQEIIDDCCAYEPSRRPCVKEILERLSTFC; via the exons ATGGAAAGAGGTTCTAGGGAACCAATGCACCCCGAGCCTGGGGTTTGGCTACAAGAGCCCTGTGAAAGCTCCGAGAAGGCGGGTCAGACTTCCCTGTCCGACTCCCAGTCCTTTAGCTGGCTCAGGGCAAAAACAGCCGGCGATAAAGCTGATTGGGGGACACGTGGAGGGGCCGAATGTCGCTTGACTTCGAAGGGACACATCCACCCGGTGGCCGCGCGTCACGGGCACCGAGGGCAGGAGGCGCGGGCGGGGACTCGGCACTTCCCGCGGGGTCTCGCGTTCGCAGACTTCTCGCCCGGGAGGAAGGCAGTCGTCCGAGAAGCCGGGGTGTCTTCCTGGAACTGCGCACAGGACCGACTGGACGCCCTCAGGAGGGGCGAGG AAAATGAAACCATAGAAACTTTATTGAGGCACTTGGAAaacaacacaaagaaaaccaTCGAAACCGTGAGGAGCT GGATGAGGTCAGTCCCACAGAAACGCAAGAAGGGGCTCCCAGAAGATCAAGTCAAGGAGATTAAGAAGGAGGAGCTTCCAGAAGCCGATTGGATCCTGCTAAAGGAAAATTAATTCAGCACACTTTATGAAGGAAAACAGCGCAAATCTCCAGTGGCCATAAAAGTATTCAGCAAACCCCAGGCCAGAGACATTGG AATAATGAGGCATAGTTTCAATAATGAAATCAGAACCATGAAGAAATTTGATTCCCCCAACATCCTGCGTATGTTTGGGATTTGCACTGATGAAACAG TGACCCCACCTCAGTTATCCATCGTCATGGAGTACTGTGAGCTCGGGACCCTGAGGGAACTGCTGGATCAGGAAAAGGACCTCACCCTTGCCAAGTGCATCATCCTGGTCCTGGGGGCAGCCAGAGGCTTATACAG GCTGCACCATTCGGAAACACCTGCAGAACTCCACAGAAACATCAGCAGCACGAGCTTCCTGGTAACTAAAGACTGCAATGTGAAG CTTGCAGGATTTGAGTTGAGCAAAACACAGACTTCCGTCAGCTGACCAactaaaggaaaagaagcagagagagtcaATTCTGCCACATACATCTCACCTCAGAGACTGGAAAATGTGTATAATAAATATGACATAAAAGCTGAAATATACAG CTTTGGAATCGTCCTCTGGGAAATCGCCACTGGGAAAAGCCCATTTGAAG GCTGTGATTCCAAGAAGATCTACCAGCTGGTGGCTGTGGACCGGCAACAGGAGCCAGTGGATAAAGATTGCCCTTCACAGTTGCAGGAGATCATTGATGATTGCTGTGCATATGAGCCCTCCAGGAGGCCCTGTGTTAAAG aaATCTTAGAGAGACTGTCTACTTTTTGTTAA